The Homo sapiens chromosome 5, GRCh38.p14 Primary Assembly genome includes a window with the following:
- the FABP6 gene encoding gastrotropin isoform 1 (isoform 1 is encoded by transcript variant 3) codes for MKTVTMMMVVEMQALTQVLRAVLSACTWVSRKGDLQRMKQTHKGKPPSSMAFTGKFEMESEKNYDEFMKLLGISSDVIEKARNFKIVTEVQQDGQDFTWSQHYSGGHTMTNKFTVGKESNIQTMGGKTFKATVQMEGGKLVVNFPNYHQTSEIVGDKLVEVSTIGGVTYERVSKRLA; via the exons ATGAAGACAGTgacgatgatgatggtggtggagaTGCAGGCGCTGACTCAG GTTCTGAGAGCTGTGTTGTCTGCGTGCACATGGGTGAGCCGGAAAGGAGACCTGCAGAGAATGAAACAGACACATAAAGGAAAG CCTCCCAGCAGCATGGCTTTCACCGGCAAGTTCGAGATGGAGAGTGAGAAGAATTATGATGAGTTCATGAAGCTCCTTG GGATCTCCAGCGATGTAATCGAAAAGGCCCGCAACTTCAAGATCGTCACGGAGGTGCAGCAGGATGGGCAGGACTTCACTTGGTCCCAGCACTACTCCGGGGGCCACACCATGACCAACAAGTTCACTGTTGGCAAGGAAAGCAACATACAGACAATGGGGGGCAAGACGTTCAAG GCCACTGTGCAGATGGAGGGCGGGAAGCTGGTGGTGAATTTCCCCAACTATCACCAGACCTCAGAGATCGTGGGTGACAAGCTGGTGGAG